One Capra hircus breed San Clemente chromosome 29, ASM170441v1, whole genome shotgun sequence genomic region harbors:
- the LOC102173719 gene encoding olfactory receptor 8B8-like, with protein MDIGNTSLVTEFILVGLTNHPEIQVPLFFLFLGIYIITAAGNLGLVTLIRLTSHLHTPMYYFLFNLSCIDLCYSSVITPKLLVNFVLKRNTISYAGCMTQLFFYCFFVNAECYVLTVMAYDRYVAICKPLLYKVTMSPQVCSLMAVVVYLGAFIAAWAHTGCMLRLTFCDANTINHYMCDILPLLELSCTSTHINELVVLIIVGFDVGVPGLTVTVSYVFILSSILHISSTEGRSKAFSTCSSHIIVVSVFFGSGAFMYLHPSSVLSMNQKKVSTVFYTILVPMLNPLIYSFRNKEVKVALKKTFSRKIFL; from the coding sequence ATGGATATTGGAAACACCTCATTGGTCACTGAGTTTATCCTTGTGGGTTTAACTAACCATCCGGAGATCCAGGTACCCCTGTTCTTCCTCTTTTTGGGAATTTACATAATTACCGCGGCAGGAAACCTGGGATTGGTCACTCTAATTAGACTGACTTCTCACCTCCACACTCCAATGTACTACTTCCTCTTTAATTTATCCTGTATTGATCTCTGTTACTCTTCTGTCATCACCCCCAAACTGTTAGTAAACTTTGTGTTAAAGAGGAACACCATCTCCTATGCAGGATGCATGACTCAGCTGTTTTTCTACTGCTTCTTTGTCAATGCAGAATGCTATGTACTGACAGTGATGGCCTATgatcgctatgtggccatctgcaagcccctGCTGTACAAGGTCACCATGTCCCCTCAGGTCTGCTCTCTAATGGCTGTGGTTGTATACTTGGGGGCCTTTATTGCTGCCTGGGCCCACACAGGATGCATGTTGAGGTTGACCTTCTGTGATGCCAACACCATCAACCACTACATGTGTGACATCCTCCCCCTCCTGGAGCTCTCCTGCACCAGCACTCACATCAATGAACTGGTGGTTCTCATCATCGTTGGCTTTGATGTTGGTGTGCCTGGCCTCACCGTCACTGTCTCATATGTTTTTATCCTTTCCAGTATTCTCCACATCAGTTCCACAGAAGGAAGGTCCAAAGCATTCAGTACTTGTAGCTCACATAtaattgttgtttctgttttctttgggtCAGGGGCATTCATGTATCTTCATCCTTCTTCTGTTTTGTCCATGAACCAGAAGAAAGTGTCCACCGTATTCTATACCATTTTGGTGCCTATGCTTAATCCTCTGATCTATAGCTTCAGAAATAAGGAGGTTAAGGTTGCCCTGAAAAAAACCTTTagtagaaaaatatttctctga